Proteins from a single region of Ogataea parapolymorpha DL-1 chromosome IV, whole genome shotgun sequence:
- a CDS encoding putative membrane protein, with protein sequence MSSIADPYSGPSEHHQSGKTRRIVSLVFSCLVAMASGTPYLFGIYSPQVMSRCHFTAEDASFLTFGSTLGSSIGGLAAGLLIDRFGPKFAIFLGAILESGAFVILYLTYRFQLHYLWLLEIAMVNVGFGSVLPYFATLKVATINFPKHKGMANACPVSAYGLAALMYASISTVFYAGDTQGLLKFIAIFSGVVIGLGFFFIDIHEPDEVVRPAEDEPSGIKYLLKGHRGSFAQLNLVRRSSNSSLFSSTSEISSLSVSTTSSGTSTITNNPISITSAQNKSPYSSRPSSYSPISSSPVDFKTKQSLARANSYRLGSSLSNSPRNPGWLGNASKKNVKEEAVVDEDSPLNPGNDSYSASVLSLPQSQQSEVLEATPAEDLTDAIKRKKTTHRSSKEHIQWLFNNRTFLCHYVLNALFCGSGQVYIYGVGYIVKAQMNKNPNFTSDQISSYQALQVSIISLCNFLGRMLGGIFSDYLHKSMNAQRLWVIVVSVVCGILGNSTLLLFDNARFLSLSSTCFGVSYGAIYGAMPAIVADNFGARHFATSWSVIGTGSVVAFLMLSDYFGKDYDKHSQYLEDGDGKLVRMCLKGNRCYENVFGINLFIGCILLVSYCSMIYCARKK encoded by the coding sequence ATGTCCTCTATCGCTGACCCCTACAGCGGGCCCAGTGAGCACCACCAGTCCGGAAAAACACGAAGAATCGTGTCCCTGGTGTTTTCGTGTCTCGTGGCCATGGCTTCGGGTACTCCGTATCTTTTCGGCATCTACTCCCCCCAGGTGATGTCCAGATGCCATTTCACTGCGGAGGATGCCAGTTTTTTGACATTTGGTTCCACGCTGGGCTCCTCAATTGGCGGGCTGGCTGCCGGGCTGCTGATAGACAGGTTTGGTCCCAAATTTGCAATATTTTTAGGGGCCATATTAGAGTCCGGCGCATTTGTGATTCTGTATCTGACTTACAGATTCCAGCTCCATTATCTGTGGCTCCTGGAGATCGCCATGGTAAACGTTGGGTTTGGCTCGGTGCTCCCCTATTTCGCAACGTTAAAGGTAGCCACGATCAATTTCCCCAAGCACAAGGGTATGGCGAATGCATGTCCGGTCTCAGCTTACGGTCTGGCAGCCCTGATGTACGCTTCCATATCCACGGTATTCTACGCAGGCGATACACAAGGCCTCCTCAAGTTTATTGCTATATTTTCTGGCGTGGTCATTGGCCTGGGATTCTTCTTTATAGACATCCACGAGCCAGACGAAGTTGTTCGGCCCGCCGAAGACGAGCCGTCCGGAATCAAGTATTTGCTTAAGGGCCATCGGGGCTCGTTTGCACAGCTGAATCTCGTGCGACGGAGTTCCAACTCGTCTTTGTTCTCGTCGACCTCAGagatctcgtcgctgtctGTGTCCACAACGTCTTCCGGGACCTCTACCATCACTAATAACCCAATATCGATTACCAGTGCGCAAAATAAGTCCCCATACTCGTCGCGACCAAGCAGCTATTCGCCAATATCGTCTTCACCAGTGGACTTCAAAACGAAGCAGTCGCTAGCTCGTGCAAATTCCTACAGATTAGGCTCCTCACTGAGCAATTCGCCCAGAAACCCAGGATGGCTTGGAAACGCgtctaaaaaaaatgtcAAGGAAGAGGCTGTGGTTGACGAAGATTCGCCTCTCAATCCTGGAAACGACTCGTACAGCGCTTCAGTATTGAGTCTCCCTCAAAGTCAGCAATCGGAGGTGCTTGAGGCGACTCCTGCGGAAGATCTAACAGATGCTATCAAACGGAAAAAAACCACACACCGCTCCAGTAAGGAACACATCCAGTGGCTCTTCAACAATAGAACGTTTCTCTGCCATTACGTCCTCAACGCCTTGTTTTGTGGCAGTGGACAAGTGTACATCTACGGGGTTGGCTACATTGTCAAAGCGCAGATGAATAAAAACCCCAACTTCACCAGTGATCAAATCTCGTCATACCAGGCCCTCCAGGTTTCCATTATATCGCtgtgcaattttttggGCCGGATGCTTGGAGGCATTTTTAGCGACTACCTCCACAAGAGCATGAATGCACAGAGACTCTGGGTGATTGTGGTGTCCGTTGTATGCGGGATCTTGGGAAATAGCACGCTGCTCCTGTTTGACAACGCTCGTTTCCTCTCTCTCAGCTCGACCTGCTTTGGTGTCAGCTACGGTGCCATCTACGGGGCCATGCCTGCGATCGTTGCCGATAACTTTGGGGCTAGACATTTTGCCACCTCGTGGTCTGTCATTGGAACAGGCTCGGTGGTGGCTTTTCTGATGCTGAGTGACTATTTCGGCAAGGACTACGATAAACATAGCCAGTATCTAGAGGACGGAGACGGTAAGCTTGTGCGGATGTGTTTGAAAGGTAACCGTTGCTACGAGAACGTTTTCGGCATCAATCTTTTCATCGGCTGTATTTTGCTGGTGAGCTACTGCTCTATGATCTACTGTGCGAGAAAGAAATAG
- a CDS encoding Karyopherin involved in nuclear import and export, with the protein MDQNGVDQIVGSLEVIYNPQSTNENRHKAQEFLESIKQIPESPYWGYLLALPDNKYDFIVRHFGLSLLSNAIKKDFSQWDLEKQEAVRNWVIELAMKVAPTDPHYMKEKIAFLWVEIAKRCWGLCLSKEEEEIALKDKSYTDHEKLQSWASMDASLLRLWEHSLITRELSLIIFRALFEDVYLLDDPVVSQRNNVLSSLCPEVVTSEEILLLKYEPNESLRIFAASNQGWLLRWSGLLEECIDYMLSHPRSSSDENYRNFSNLAVKILQVFKTSLYWILPIAFRAAGVLEKLSRLLAIDDVHIKTLTVDCLQVLFTRAYSEEADFNEIIGSIFQTEGLAMLFKVFKSIQLDPDDVDEQNYTLLKKLVEMIVGLSEYFQLSDNNIKFKLPESADVLNYFKLVLETTKHPSLVISGLSLQFWCSMLRIDELSDKPDFEQIMPELLEVTASRLINYADYDDECVERKMLSIDFESQPEATTFLNNYKKLSDDIVRIIICKKPNDGLQWLANRLNKFYSSPVGIQSLNDPKLIYKGKNSEPFIFGYAQFVTIEACVRGISRWLIWCQDDDMETKKVYLINQVDELCKMLLSMTVKDPMLLRKQIQTLVQFTPLLKDVSGTMFKVLEKVMESCTFDYPPDAGDDERELIRDLRTSGGTELNRLAYLMPESLKDILPELESAIATILSSRKLSDHEAVAFKSFLLVVSQRSSIDNKAQRFANIVDPELVAWSNPATEKGLLELHWFMERLGIVRIADYFQSRGITADTNLLEAQMDERGRALKSELKDHWSSVFPIRATRIFIQYSIEKLDHQSDTYQDLLKLWKPRIKPILPHILQLIYQIQAYHNPANWSGLPSEVQSFVKYSCMERFWQQGVSIQSKESFMDESVKAMHTLRDFADSVGHIVRYTREYAYLTISSISELEETLYEIPDCANLLWKALTGESVGITLHSWRHMINLVIRNVIKNCPISHLDSFMVQLLPQVLNTIDSLLVSKWDVVYQKGLQLEGNESDEQLSEEMMEEHMLRQLTAVIDRMLIDLVGQQAPTSLVERQLKTRDIIFRDLNLLAPLLNLLCHIISFKDTRCSFNAILIVKHMIQDLVALNNDDVDKYLSEHVIETLLSVLVDKFYADAHPEAAYTLTLLYMGLRFKSSYPAMILQKCLNLSNKEMSDFELLLMNCKKLRERRNCLLQLVENASDPGNNNEEQKMRDRKKQVETAQQRRSKKGAAEDVMDDPLTEKTLNNMFGEEMQ; encoded by the coding sequence ATGGATCAGAATGGTGTTGACCAGATTGTGGGTTCTTTAGAGGTAATCTACAACCCACAATCCACCAACGAGAATCGCCACAAAGCCCAGGAGTTTTTAGAAAGCATAAAACAGATCCCCGAGTCGCCATATTGGGGCTACCTGTTGGCGCTCCCGGACAACAAATACGACTTCATTGTGAGACATTTTGGTCTTAGCTTGCTCTCCAATgccatcaaaaaagacttTTCCCAATGGGACTTGGAGAAACAGGAAGCGGTCAGAAATTGGGTCATCGAATTAGCTATGAAAGTGGCGCCGACGGATCCTCACTACatgaaggagaaaatagCTTTCTTATGGGTTGAGATTGCCAAAAGATGCTGGGGACTCTGTCTCTcaaaggaagaggaagaaatcGCGCTCAAAGATAAATCGTATACAGACCATGAAAAACTTCAAAGTTGGGCTTCCATGGATGCGAGCCTGCTCAGATTATGGGAGCACTCACTAATCACAAGAGAACTCTCTCTTATCATATTCCGTGCATTGTTCGAGGATGTTTACTTGCTTGATGATCCCGTGGTCTCGCAGAGAAACAACGTACTGTCATCTCTATGTCCCGAGGTGGTCACATCCGAGGAAATATTATTGCTCAAATATGAGCCAAATGAGTCTCTCCGCATATTTGCTGCTTCAAATCAAGGATGGCTTCTTAGATGGTCCGGTCTTCTAGAGGAATGTATTGATTACATGTTGAGCCATCCTCGATCTAGCTCTGATGAAAACTACCGAAACTTCTCCAATCTCGCTGTCAAGATTCTACAAGTTTTCAAGACAAGTTTGTACTGGATCTTACCAATTGCATTTCGTGCTGCCGGTGTGCTTGAGAAGCTTAGTCGGTTGCTGGCAATTGATGATGTTCATATAAAAACTCTCACTGTCGACTGCTTACAAGTCTTATTCACAAGGGCATATTCGGAGGAGGCCGATTTCAACGAGATAATTGGTTCTATTTTCCAGACCGAAGGTTTGGCGATGTTATTCAAGGTGTTTAAAAGTATACAGCTGGACCCCGATGACGTCGATGAACAAAATTATACCCTACTCAAAAAACTAGTGGAAATGATTGTGGGTTTGAGTGAAtatttccagctctctgacAACAACATCAAATTCAAGCTTCCCGAATCTGCGGATGTGCTGAACTATTTCAAACTGGTTTTGGAAACCACAAAGCACCCGTCTTTGGTGATATCAGGTTTATCTCTCCAATTTTGGTGTTCTATGCTCAGAATAGATGAGTTGAGCGACAAGCCAGATTTCGAGCAAATTATGCCAGAACTCCTGGAAGTGACAGCTAGCAGACTGATCAACTATGCGGACTACGATGATGAGTGCGTTGAGAGGAAGATGCTGAGCATAGACTTTGAGAGTCAGCCTGAGGCCACCACGTTTTTGAACAATTACAAAAAACTGAGCGATGACATCGTACGGATTATCATATGCAAGAAGCCTAACGATGGGCTGCAGTGGCTCGCAAACAGGCTGAACAAATTTTACTCATCCCCAGTGGGTATACAATCGCTGAATGATCCAAAATTGATTTACAAAGGCAAAAACTCTGAGCCCTTCATTTTTGGATACGCCCAGTTTGTCACCATCGAGGCCTGCGTGCGAGGAATCTCGAGATGGCTTATATGGTGTCAAGATGACGACATGGAGACAAAGAAAGTTTATCTAATCAATCAGGTGGATGAGCTTTGTAAAATGCTGCTGAGCATGACTGTCAAAGACCCAATGCTGCTGAGAAAACAAATCCAGACGTTGGTGCAATTCACGCCCCTCCTGAAAGACGTTTCGGGAACCATGTTCAAGGTGTTAGAGAAAGTCATGGAATCTTGTACATTTGATTATCCTCCTGACGCTGGAGATGATGAACGTGAATTAATTCGTGATTTAAGGACAAGCGGTGGTACGGAGCTCAACAGACTTGCGTATCTGATGCCAGAATCACTAAAGGATATTCTCCCCGAGCTAGAGTCGGCCATTGCTACGATTTTGAGTTCGAGGAAGCTCAGCGACCATGAAGCTGTGGCATTTAAGTCTTTCCTTCTAGTGGTATCACAGAGATCGTCAATTGACAACAAAGCTCAAAGATTTGCCAATATAGTCGATCCAGAGCTTGTTGCGTGGTCAAATCCAGCAACAGAAAAAGGACTACTAGAATTGCACTGGTTCATGGAAAGACTAGGTATTGTTAGAATTGCAGACTATTTCCAGTCGAGAGGAATCACTGCAGACACAAACCTCCTGGAAGCACAAATGGACGAAAGAGGACGAGCGCTGAAAAGCGAACTAAAAGATCATTGGTCATCTGTTTTCCCCATTCGTGCGACAAGAATTTTCATTCAATACAGTATTGAGAAGTTAGATCATCAGTCTGACACCTATCAAGATTTGTTAAAATTATGGAAACCAAGAATCAAGCCGATCTTGCCACACATTTTGCAGCTCATCTATCAGATCCAGGCGTACCATAATCCTGCTAATTGGTCTGGCCTGCCGTCCGAGGTGCAATCTTTCGTCAAGTACAGTTGCATGGAGAGATTCTGGCAGCAGGGTGTTTCTATTCAATCCAAAGAATCGTTTATGGATGAGAGTGTTAAGGCTATGCATACATTAAGAGATTTTGCCGACAGCGTTGGGCATATCGTGAGGTATACGAGAGAGTACGCATATTTGACAATCAGCTCTATTTCGGAGCTCGAAGAAACATTATACGAGATTCCGGATTGTGCAAATCTGTTGTGGAAAGCCCTGACCGGCGAGTCCGTGGGTATCACTCTTCATTCGTGGAGGCACATGATTAATCTTGTGATTCGGAATGTGATAAAGAACTGTCCCATCTCGCACCTGGACTCTTTCATGGTCCAACTCTTGCCCCAGGTACTGAATACAATTGATTCGTTGCTTGTTTCCAAATGGGACGTTGTCTACCAGAAGGGACTGCAACTGGAGGGCaacgagagcgacgagcAGCTGAGCGAGGAGATGATGGAAGAACATATGCTCAGACAACTTACTGCCGTGATCGACAGGATGCTAATTGATCTTGTTGGCCAACAGGCGCCAACAAGCTTGGTTGAAAGACAATTGAAGACCAGAGATATTATATTCAGGGATTTGAACTTGCTCGCACCTCTATTGAATTTGCTGTGCCACATTATCAGCTTCAAAGATACGAGATGCTCTTTTAATGCCATTTTGATAGTGAAACACATGAttcaagatcttgttgCCCTGaacaacgacgacgtcgacaAGTATCTGTCGGAGCATGTGATTGAGACGCTCTTGTCTGTGCTTGTTGATAAGTTTTACGCCGACGCACACCCAGAAGCTGCCTACACCTTGACTCTGCTTTACATGGGATTAAGATTCAAGTCGTCATATCCTGCAATGATTCTTCAGAAGTGCCTTAATCTAAGCAACAAAGAAATGTccgattttgagctgcttttAATGAACTGCAAGAAGCTCAGGGAAAGACGAAACTGTTTACTGCAGCTGGTCGAAAATGCAAGTGATCCGGGAAACAACAAcgaagagcagaaaatgagAGATCGCAAAAAGCAGGTAGAGACTGCTCAGCAGcgaagaagcaaaaaaGGAGCTGCAGAGGACGTTATGGATGATCCTCTCACAGAGAAGACACTAAACAACATGTTTGGAGAGGAAATGCAGTAA
- a CDS encoding Protein integral to the mitochondrial membrane: MFLGKLGLLGKMPGQKSLINLRPGLLFVRTAARSSGKPEFRFKTRKVKTPEQLRAEEEQRKYEEAVNSGSWIRKYGAIVDTFEFNRKATKYYLALYLVFFVYGIRYFRKLYERDVEKKELLEKRDSGAELSEWEKLRLRELSGDLIRTSDMAKLKAYHELREEWKKTHTSPDDYFNPKPEEIEHLLDTSYEECILPAKDLTEFYDNVAEKYDSEISTEEMLSFMGSKRKWLMSHCKGDVLEVACGTGRNIKYLDPTKIESYTFLDTSAKMMRVTYDKFTEQWPAFKKVKFVVGKAEDLLELQGDKQVKYDTIIETFGLCSHQDPVKALKNMMKLLKPGGRIVLLEHGRGSYDFINKQLDRRAHKHSETWGCRWNLDIGELVDASGLEITQEKRSHFGTTWTIVAKRPGDVLEFDELSFLEKYFIARKTNLDSSLPEK, encoded by the coding sequence ATGTTTTTGGGGAAGCTGGGACTTTTGGGCAAAATGCCTGGTCAGAAGTCTCTCATCAATTTACGTCCGGGTCTGCTTTTCGTTCGTACTGCTGCTCGGAGCTCTGGCAAACCGGAATTTCGATTCAAGACGAGAAAAGTTAAAACCCCAGAACAGCTTAGGGCAGAGGAGGAACAGAGGAAGTATGAAGAAGCCGTCAACTCTGGCTCCTGGATTAGAAAATATGGTGCGATAGTGGACACTTTCGAGTTTAACAGAAAGGCCACCAAGTACTACCTTGCGCTTTATCTGGTGTTTTTCGTTTACGGTATAAGGTATTTCCGCAAGCTGTACGAAAGAGAtgtggagaagaaggaactGTTGGAGAAAAGAGATTCCGGTGCGGAACTCAGTGAATGGGAGAAGCTGAGATTGCGAGAGTTGAGCGGGGACCTGATCCGGACTTCGGATATGGCCAAATTGAAAGCATATCACGAACTTAGAGAGGAATGGAAAAAGACGCACACTTCGCCCGACGACTACTTCAATCCAAAACCtgaggaaattgagcaTCTTTTAGATACCTCCTACGAAGAATGCATTCTTCCCGCTAAGGATTTGACGGAATTTTACGATAACGTTGCCGAGAAGTACGACAGCGAGATTTCCACCGAGGAAATGTTGTCGTTCATGGGATCAAAGCGGAAATGGCTTATGAGTCACTGCAAGGGAGATGTCTTAGAAGTGGCGTGTGGAACGGGAAGAAACATCAAGTACTTGGACCCTACGAAAATAGAATCGTACACGTTTCTGGATACCTCTGCAAAAATGATGCGTGTGACTTACGATAAGTTCACTGAACAATGGCctgctttcaaaaaagTTAAGTTTGTTGTTGGCAAGGCTGAAGATTTGTTGGAACTTCAGGGAGACAAGCAGGTGAAATACGACACCATCATCGAAACTTTCGGATTGTGCTCTCATCAAGATCCAGTGAAAGCCTTGAAGAACATGATGAAGTTACTCAAGCCTGGAGGAAGAATTGTTCTTTTAGAACACGGACGTGGGTCTTATGATTTTATCAACAAACAGCTTGACAGAAGGGCTCATAAACACTCGGAAACATGGGGTTGTCGATGGAATCTCGACATTGGAGAGTTGGTGGACGCATCTGGACTGGAAATCACGCAGGAGAAACGGTCCCATTTTGGCACCACGTGGACAATTGTGGCCAAGAGGCCTGGAGATGTTTTggagtttgacgagctcagtttcttggagaagtACTTCATTGCCAGGAAAACCAACCTGGACTCTTCACTgcctgaaaaataa
- a CDS encoding Glycosylphosphatidylinositol anchor biosynthesis protein 11 → MSATPKKVKKTVSFSRNSPSLSDRNPSTEPGSPVAESGFDFADDEPQIHELPKPSPAFLLLPFHSLAIVYALFYHYNISSKVISALHSSTLAVLTLQFGFGLITLTTIKNKKRAKKHRGPNGGELMYLVISSLISGFAAVPIFLVLLVFGAPIGSLSEETAFLALHLSFLTVFPLLLVYKFTDPDSGDTWIRLLTFQVPAFYRNQIYLQAMGALVGCWFGVIPIPLDWDRDWQQWPITLLAGAYVGSFAGSLIGYLYSIFE, encoded by the coding sequence ATGTCGGCCACGCCAAAAAAGGTTAAGAAGACCGTTTCATTTTCTCGGAATAGTCCGTCTCTAAGCGACCGCAATCCCAGTACAGAACCGGGATCGCCTGTCGCGGAGTCaggttttgattttgctgaTGATGAACCTCAAATTCACGAGCTGCCAAAGCCCTCTCCCGCTTTCTTGCTCCTTCCGTTCCATTCTCTGGCTATCGTTTATGCTTTATTTTATCACTACAACATTAGCTCCAAAGTCATCTCAGCATTGCACTCATCAACACTCGCAGTTTTAACACTTCAGTTTGGTTTCGGACTAATAACACTGACCACGAtaaaaaacaaaaagagaGCAAAAAAGCACAGAGGTCCAAACGGTGGCGAGCTCATGTACCTGGTGATTTCATCTTTAATCTCTGGCTTTGCCGCGGTCCCAATCTTCCTTGTCCTGCTGGTCTTCGGGGCTCCTATTGGATCTTTGAGTGAGgaaacagcttttctgGCTTTGCATCTGTCATTCCTGACAGTTTTCCCGCTTCTTCTAGTTTACAAGTTCACCGATCCGGACTCAGGAGATACGTGGATCCGCTTGCTCACGTTTCAGGTGCCAGCATTCTACAGAAATCAGATCTACTTGCAGGCTATGGGCGCACTCGTGGGTTGCTGGTTTGGTGTGATTCCTATTCCGCTTGACTGGGATAGAGATTGGCAACAGTGGCCAATCACTTTGCTCGCGGGTGCCTACGTGGGGTCGTTTGCCGGAAGTTTGATTGGCTACCTTTATAGCATTTTTGAATAG
- a CDS encoding Beta subunit of the CAAX farnesyltransferase (FTase) — translation MAQINLNYDKLQELFEASDRVDEFRIKEPASRTIESQMEVEMDILKIYEDILSQEKSQFPILTRKRHSKYINTFLSRPLPAPFTALDASHPWIIYWLVNSKALLGEEIDSELSENIGHKVLECVDSETGAIGGGNGQMAHMAATYAGLLALTVSKSYKAAAQLERSKIYNWLLEMKQPDGSFIMHYNGEADTRAVYCAICVASLLDIMDDKLAYKAIDWLASCQTYEGGFSGYPGDEAHGGYTFCAVAALSMLKSPSDLASVIDLDNLISWTVQRQYSLEGGLSGRTNKLVDGCYSHWVGGLTPLLEIATGQKDLLNRIQLQNYILCCCQDEPAGLRDKPSARADFYHTNYVLCGLSMTQHYQEYKDGEYIGHRISDPSVTEVSDINHVRSLDPVYGVPNGLASQMIALYRA, via the coding sequence ATGGCTCAGATTAACTTGAACTACGATAAGTTGCAAGAACTGTTTGAGGCGAGCGACCGGGTGGATGAGTTCCGTATCAAGGAGCCGGCCTCTAGAACTATAGAAAGCCAAATGGAGGTCGAAATGGACATCCTTAAAATATATGAGGACATTTTAAGTCAGGAGAAAAGCCAATTCCCTATTCTTACACGCAAGAGACATTCCAAATACATCAACACATTTTTGAGCCGCCCATTGCCTGCTCCATTTACGGCTCTGGACGCTTCTCATCCCTGGATCATCTACTGGCTTGTGAACTCTAAGGCACTTCTCGGTGAGGAAATAGACTCAGAGCTGTCCGAAAACATTGGCCACAAAGTTCTCGAATGTGTGGATTCCGAAACGGGGGCGATTGGGGGAGGAAATGGTCAGATGGCCCACATGGCCGCTACTTATGCTGGTTTGTTGGCTTTAACAGTAAGTAAAAGTTATAAAGCTGCTGCCCAGCTCGAGAGATCCAAAATCTACAACTGGCTGCTAGAAATGAAGCAGCCTGACGGCTCTTTCATCATGCATTACAATGGAGAAGCAGATACCAGAGCCGTGTACTGTGCAATCTGTGTTGCTTCTCTACTGGACATTATGGACGACAAGCTTGCGTACAAGGCAATTGACTGGCTGGCCAGCTGCCAAACGTATGAGGGTGGATTTTCAGGCTATCCTGGCGATGAAGCTCATGGAGGATACACTTTTTGTGCTGTAGCAGCACTGTCAATGTTGAAATCTCCTAGTGATTTAGCATCCGTGATTGATCTGGACAATTTGATCAGCTGGACTGTTCAAAGGCAGTATAGCTTGGAGGGAGGACTTAGTGGACGTACAAATAAGCTCGTTGATGGATGCTACAGTCATTGGGTTGGAGGGCTGACACCGTTACTCGAGATTGCTACGGGTCAGAAAGACCTTCTCAATCGAATCCAGTTGCAAAACTACATTCTCTGCTGTTGCCAGGATGAGCCTGCAGGCCTTCGGGATAAGCCGTCTGCTCGGGCAGATTTTTATCATACAAATTACGTGCTCTGCGGACTGAGCATGACGCAGCACTATCAAGAGTACAAGGACGGCGAGTACATTGGACACCGCATTTCGGATCCGAGCGTAACCGAAGTTTCAGATATAAACCACGTGCGCTCGTTGGACCCGGTTTATGGCGTCCCGAATGGACTGGCTTCCCAGATGATCGCTTTGTAtagagcttga
- a CDS encoding UBX domain-containing protein 3: MFLEQEEILEQFQNISNCQIPVSEQIALLESVNWNLELALIQYWQLYPRRANFERRDVNMATDSSSNSASNSASNQRSWFSSLFQNSEETYVPLMPGSFPITEERQPSKLHRIVNTTFKWLLDQLVLFVVVPLYVLLRILGLALLVVIGGIVPIIMKLHPSRYHVIRKNADPADMARRFIVDFDDLIGNVSRGDADEDETGDLINQADMMEIQRPDFLECSYSHALHFAKKDARWLLLYIHSENHQDTKNFIQDVLISPEFLQFIREKQILIWGGDIKDSEAYQVANQFKVTRLPFLGMLCLTVNETPTASGVQQSDPILSMVCKIQGYMPSAQVLSKLQKNYNKFNPKLESIRADVQRLHNDRQTRQLQDQAYENSLRRDRMRRMEEALLQRERQEQTRAATLREKWLKWRKSTLLPDPEPAIAARIAIRLPDGKRVRHNFDKNAKIEEIYAFVECTYLNNVEISDSDTLERPIGYNHQYKFDVYTVYPREKVVVDDELSIADSQQVYPDGNLVVELNSEN; encoded by the coding sequence ATGTTTCttgagcaggaggagatACTAGAGCAATTTCAAAACATCTCCAATTGCCAAATCCCTGTGTCCGAACAGATTGCATTGCTAGAGTCTGTGAACTGGAATTTAGAGCTTGCATTGATTCAGTACTGGCAGTTGTATCCAAGAAGGGCGAATTTTGAGAGACGAGACGTTAACATGGCAACGGATAGTTCGTCCAACAGTGCATCAAATAGTGCATCGAATCAGCGAAGCTGGTTTTCTTCGTTGTTCCAAAATTCAGAGGAGACATACGTGCCTCTGATGCCAGGGTCTTTCCCCATCACTGAAGAACGACAGCCCTCAAAGCTCCACAGAATTGTCAACACCACTTTCAAATGGCTACTAGATCAACTAGTGTTATTTGTTGTCGTGCCGTTGTACGTCTTATTACGCATATTGGGGCTCGCTTTGCTTGTTGTGATTGGTGGCATCGTTCCAATAATCATGAAACTGCATCCAAGTAGATACCATGTCATTCGCAAGAACGCTGATCCCGCTGATATGGCTCGCCGATTTATTGTTGACTTTGACGATTTGATCGGGAACGTGTCTCGCGGAGACGCAGATGAAGACGAAACTGGAGACTTAATTAATCAAGCTGACATGATGGAAATTCAGCGCCCTGATTTCCTTGAGTGCTCGTATTCGCACGCTTTGCATTTTGCTAAAAAAGATGCCAGATGGCTCCTGCTGTATATCCACAGTGAGAATCACCAAGACACCAAGAACTTTATCCAGGATGTGCTGATAAGTCCTGAGTTTCTCCAATTCATTAGAGAGAAGCAAATACTCATATGGGGTGGAGACATAAAAGACAGTGAAGCGTATCAAGTGGCTAATCAGTTCAAAGTGACTCGACTTCCTTTCCTTGGAATGTTGTGTTTGACGGTCAACGAGACGCCCACGGCCTCTGGAGTGCAACAGTCGGATCCGATTCTGTCTATGGTTTGCAAAATTCAAGGTTATATGCCTAGTGCTCAGGTGCTTTCCAAAttgcaaaaaaattacaacAAGTTCAATCCCAAGCTGGAGAGTATCCGCGCAGATGTGCAACGTCTTCATAATGACCGCCAGACACGTCAACTACAGGATCAGGCTTACGAAAACTCGCTCAGAAGAGATAGAATGCGCAGAATGGAGGAGGCCCTTTTACAAAGAGAACGGCAAGAGCAAACGCGAGCCGCCACTCTGAGGGAGAAGTGGCTTAAATGGAGAAAGTCTACGTTATTGCCGGATCCCGAGCCCGCAATTGCCGCACGAATCGCGATCCGTCTGCCGGACGGGAAAAGAGTTCGGCACAATTTCGATAAAAACGCTAAAATTGAGGAAATATATGCATTTGTCGAATGCACCTACTTAAACAACGTGGAGATTTCCGATTCCGACACTCTCGAAAGACCCATTGGTTACAATCACCAGTACAAGTTTGATGTGTATACAGTGTATCCACGAGAGAAAGTTGTCGTGGACGATGAACTGAGTATTGCCGATTCCCAACAGGTGTATCCTGATGGAAACTTGGTTGTCGAGCTAAATAGTGAAAATTAA